The Silvanigrella paludirubra genome contains a region encoding:
- a CDS encoding PrkA family serine protein kinase: MQLHTEKVFELVKEVYSPSLFNELNWSGSYSDYLAMAEKNPKLCRTAFQRIYDIIMHYGSYEYVEHKKKLVHYKFFDDPLNNGKDAVFGLDVHIAKLVNFFKAASLRYGPEKRVLLLHGPVGSAKSTIARVLKKGVEWYSHQPEGALYTYEWTNLHDKLKMEDVMPCPIHEDPLHLIPEEARPKVLSLLNKGKHFQDRIHIEGSLCPACRYVYNDLMRQYNGDWEKLTKNHINVKRLLLSEKDRVGIGTFQPKDEKNQDSTELTGDLNYRKIAEYGSDSDPRAFNFDGEFNIANRGIVEFVEMLKLDVAFLYDLLGASQEHKIKPKKFAQTDIDEVIIGHTNEPEYRKLQNNEFMEALRDRTVKIDVPYITKLKEEVKIYRKDFNPETVPHIHIAPHTIETAAMWGILTRLEEPKKANLTVMQKMKLYDGKTLSGYTEDNIKELRKDALREGLDGISPRYIQDKLSNSLVEDRGNGCINPFIVLNELEGGLKNHSLIRDEETKKRYRELLAVVKQEYEDIVKNEVQRAISADEEAIAKLCGNYIDNVKAYTQKERVRNKYTGMSEEPDERLMRSIEEKIDIPESRKDDFRREIMNYIGALALEGKIFDYKTNERLHKALELKLFEDQKDTIKLTSLVSNVVDKETQAKIDVVKNRLIKNYGYCDICSTDALHFVASIFARGDVKRNLN, from the coding sequence ATGCAACTGCATACTGAAAAAGTTTTTGAGCTAGTAAAAGAAGTTTATAGCCCATCTCTATTTAATGAGTTGAATTGGTCTGGGAGTTATTCTGATTACCTTGCAATGGCTGAAAAAAATCCCAAGCTATGTCGTACCGCTTTTCAAAGAATTTATGATATTATAATGCATTATGGTTCTTACGAATATGTAGAACATAAAAAAAAGTTAGTGCATTATAAATTTTTTGATGACCCATTAAATAATGGAAAAGATGCCGTATTTGGTCTTGATGTTCACATTGCAAAACTAGTTAATTTTTTCAAAGCAGCTTCGTTACGTTATGGACCTGAAAAAAGAGTTTTATTATTGCATGGTCCTGTTGGAAGTGCGAAGTCTACAATTGCAAGAGTTTTAAAAAAAGGTGTTGAGTGGTATTCACATCAACCGGAAGGTGCGTTGTATACTTATGAGTGGACAAATTTGCATGACAAATTAAAAATGGAAGACGTCATGCCATGCCCAATTCATGAAGATCCATTGCATTTAATCCCCGAAGAAGCTCGACCAAAAGTGTTAAGTTTATTAAATAAAGGAAAACACTTTCAAGATCGCATTCATATTGAAGGTAGTCTTTGTCCAGCTTGCCGCTATGTTTATAATGATTTAATGAGACAATATAATGGTGACTGGGAAAAATTAACGAAAAATCATATTAATGTAAAAAGATTATTATTGTCTGAAAAAGATCGTGTTGGTATTGGTACATTTCAACCTAAAGATGAAAAAAATCAGGATTCAACAGAATTAACTGGTGATTTAAATTATCGTAAAATTGCTGAATATGGTTCCGATTCAGATCCTCGTGCTTTTAACTTTGATGGTGAATTTAATATTGCCAACAGAGGAATTGTTGAATTTGTGGAAATGTTAAAACTTGATGTTGCGTTTCTTTATGATTTATTGGGAGCTTCCCAAGAACATAAAATCAAACCTAAAAAGTTTGCACAGACAGATATTGATGAAGTTATTATTGGTCACACAAATGAACCAGAGTATCGTAAATTACAAAATAACGAATTTATGGAAGCTTTACGCGATAGAACGGTTAAAATTGATGTGCCATACATAACAAAATTAAAAGAAGAAGTTAAAATTTATCGCAAAGATTTTAATCCTGAAACTGTTCCTCATATTCATATAGCACCACATACAATTGAAACAGCTGCAATGTGGGGTATTTTAACACGTTTGGAAGAGCCTAAAAAAGCTAACTTAACGGTTATGCAAAAAATGAAATTATATGATGGAAAAACCCTTTCTGGTTATACAGAAGATAATATTAAAGAGCTTCGTAAAGATGCTTTACGAGAAGGTCTTGATGGAATTTCTCCTCGTTATATTCAAGATAAATTATCAAACTCTTTAGTAGAAGATCGTGGGAATGGATGTATAAATCCATTTATTGTTTTAAATGAATTAGAAGGTGGTTTAAAAAATCATAGCTTAATTCGTGATGAAGAAACGAAAAAAAGATATCGTGAATTACTTGCTGTAGTAAAACAAGAATATGAAGATATCGTTAAAAATGAAGTTCAAAGAGCTATTTCTGCAGACGAGGAAGCAATTGCAAAACTTTGTGGAAATTATATTGATAATGTGAAAGCCTACACTCAAAAAGAAAGAGTAAGAAATAAGTACACTGGAATGAGTGAAGAGCCAGATGAACGACTCATGCGTAGTATTGAAGAAAAAATAGATATCCCAGAAAGTCGTAAAGATGATTTCCGCCGAGAAATTATGAATTATATTGGTGCTCTTGCTTTAGAAGGTAAAATATTTGATTACAAAACAAATGAAAGACTTCATAAAGCTCTTGAACTTAAACTTTTTGAAGATCAAAAAGATACAATTAAGTTAACAAGTTTAGTTAGCAATGTTGTTGATAAAGAAACACAAGCAAAAATTGATGTTGTAAAAAATCGTCTTATTAAAAATTATGGGTATTGCGATATTTGTTCAACAGATGCACTCCACTTTGTTGCAAGTATTTTTGCTCGCGGCGATGTAAAAAGAAATCTAAATTAA
- a CDS encoding acetyl/propionyl/methylcrotonyl-CoA carboxylase subunit alpha, which yields MKKLVIANRGEISRRILKAAKQRGYFVAVISTQEDSDSLVCKEADFVLLVTSFLNSNEIVQKSKEWGAHFIHPGYGFLSENSEFAELIERAGITFVGPTPENMKMMGSKEAAKHVANQCSVPTLNALLSHDLKEIPTSEWDKELNKRKIFSPFLVKASGGGGGRGMRIVDNVTELPNAIKRASEEAKASFNDGTVFVERYLTAPRHIEIQVFGDGKGGGVFFGERECSLQRRHQKVIEEAPSSQITPQLREKMGRASLELVKYTKYRGAGTLEFLLDEAGHFYFLEMNTRLQVEHPVTENAYGVDLVHAQFDLAEGNWPNSFPSPNEFHLLEPQCVSLEARILAEDPRHDFLPTPGKIIFYKEPIGEGIRVDSGVIEGARVNSNFDSMIAKLIVSAPSRALAIKKMSAALEDFVILGCTTNIPFLQSIVRHQDFLLGEESTNWIAKNINDLNKNIVSQNLINIFNSNKFREKLTLLLKGETQNSKINSIFNRQTNFLSRVTAHIDNQEFDDFEIMKSSQKNKFYVSGESIIRTFKNLNDQNIFFSEKYNYNLNCSSFQNDIRIPFYASRLSQQEIHVHLFGEYLKLKCPFYEAGTHNKNSSESGEVRAPMAGKVFEVLINEGQDVLKGQVLFIVESMKMQLEVKAAGNGKVTKVFVEQGQILSGLDIMAMVTLLK from the coding sequence ATGAAAAAACTAGTTATTGCTAATAGAGGAGAAATTTCAAGGCGTATTTTAAAAGCGGCAAAACAACGCGGTTACTTTGTTGCTGTTATTTCTACTCAAGAAGATTCCGATTCTTTAGTTTGTAAAGAAGCAGATTTTGTTTTATTGGTCACAAGTTTTTTAAATTCAAATGAAATTGTTCAAAAATCAAAAGAGTGGGGTGCTCATTTTATTCATCCTGGGTATGGATTTCTTTCAGAAAATTCTGAATTTGCAGAATTGATAGAAAGAGCGGGAATCACTTTTGTAGGACCTACTCCTGAAAATATGAAAATGATGGGGAGTAAAGAAGCTGCAAAGCATGTTGCAAATCAATGTTCTGTTCCTACCTTAAACGCGTTGCTTTCTCATGATTTAAAAGAAATTCCAACATCAGAATGGGACAAAGAATTAAATAAACGAAAAATATTTTCTCCATTTTTAGTAAAAGCAAGTGGAGGCGGTGGTGGCCGCGGTATGCGGATTGTAGATAATGTAACAGAGCTTCCAAATGCTATTAAAAGAGCATCAGAAGAAGCTAAAGCATCATTTAATGATGGAACTGTTTTTGTAGAGCGTTATCTTACTGCGCCAAGGCATATTGAAATTCAAGTTTTTGGAGATGGTAAAGGTGGTGGTGTCTTTTTTGGGGAAAGAGAATGTTCTTTGCAGCGGCGTCACCAAAAAGTAATTGAAGAAGCACCTTCTTCGCAAATTACACCACAGCTTAGAGAAAAAATGGGGAGAGCCTCATTAGAGTTAGTTAAGTATACAAAATATAGAGGTGCTGGAACACTAGAGTTTCTATTAGATGAAGCAGGCCATTTTTATTTTTTAGAGATGAATACAAGGCTTCAAGTCGAACATCCTGTTACAGAAAATGCTTATGGTGTCGATCTTGTTCATGCTCAATTTGATCTTGCAGAAGGAAATTGGCCCAATTCATTTCCAAGTCCGAATGAGTTTCACTTGCTCGAACCTCAATGTGTTTCTTTAGAGGCACGTATTTTAGCGGAAGATCCTCGCCATGATTTTCTTCCCACTCCTGGTAAAATTATTTTTTACAAAGAACCTATAGGGGAAGGAATTCGTGTGGACTCAGGGGTTATTGAAGGAGCGCGCGTCAATTCCAATTTTGATTCCATGATAGCAAAACTGATTGTTTCGGCTCCCAGTCGTGCTTTGGCAATAAAAAAAATGTCTGCCGCTCTAGAAGATTTTGTTATATTAGGATGCACTACAAATATCCCTTTTTTACAATCTATTGTTAGGCATCAAGATTTTCTTTTAGGTGAAGAATCTACAAATTGGATAGCTAAAAATATTAATGATTTAAACAAAAATATAGTTTCGCAAAATTTAATAAATATTTTTAATTCTAATAAATTTAGAGAAAAACTAACTTTATTATTAAAAGGTGAAACACAAAATTCTAAAATCAACTCTATATTTAATAGACAAACTAATTTTTTATCCCGTGTCACAGCGCATATTGATAACCAAGAGTTTGATGATTTTGAAATTATGAAAAGTTCCCAAAAAAATAAATTTTATGTATCTGGGGAATCAATCATTAGAACATTTAAAAATTTAAATGATCAAAATATATTCTTTTCTGAAAAATATAATTATAATTTAAACTGTTCTTCTTTTCAAAATGATATTAGAATACCATTTTATGCTTCTAGATTATCACAGCAAGAAATTCATGTTCATCTATTCGGAGAATATTTAAAGCTGAAATGCCCCTTTTATGAAGCAGGAACTCATAATAAAAATTCATCTGAGAGTGGCGAAGTTCGTGCTCCTATGGCAGGTAAAGTATTTGAGGTTCTAATTAATGAGGGACAGGATGTTTTAAAAGGACAAGTTCTCTTCATTGTAGAATCAATGAAAATGCAACTAGAAGTGAAAGCAGCAGGAAATGGCAAAGTAACAAAGGTTTTTGTAGAACAGGGGCAAATTTTATCGGGCTTAGATATCATGGCTATGGTAACTTTATTAAAGTAG
- a CDS encoding enoyl-CoA hydratase-related protein has product MNNIYYSGKCIRVESLDHGVKKLILTRSDIRNAFNESMIKEISTMLSELSKIENVNEMRLLILEGEGKVFCAGADLNYMKDQSLRNLEQNKEDATNLGQMFYKLASFPCPVISLVQGAAIGGGFGLVACSDFTLAEENAIFATSEVLLGIVPGVISPYIIRKIGVAHASSFLLNGKKLTGKECLISGLVNKIADHENLKTELNTLINSFLLAGPNAARRTKELIINASPFPNKSQFDFTVKQIAEARSSNEGKAGILAFFEKNSPYWCNGITK; this is encoded by the coding sequence ATGAATAATATTTATTATTCAGGAAAATGTATTCGTGTAGAAAGTTTAGATCATGGTGTAAAAAAACTTATTTTAACCCGTTCCGATATTAGAAATGCTTTTAATGAATCTATGATTAAAGAAATTTCTACAATGTTATCTGAACTAAGTAAAATTGAAAATGTAAATGAAATGCGTTTACTTATTTTAGAAGGGGAAGGGAAGGTTTTTTGTGCAGGAGCTGATCTTAATTATATGAAAGATCAGTCATTAAGAAATCTAGAACAAAATAAGGAAGACGCGACTAATTTAGGACAAATGTTTTATAAATTAGCTTCTTTTCCCTGTCCTGTAATTAGTCTGGTTCAAGGAGCAGCCATAGGCGGCGGGTTCGGTTTAGTTGCTTGTTCCGATTTTACCCTTGCAGAAGAAAACGCTATATTTGCGACAAGCGAAGTTTTATTAGGCATAGTTCCTGGTGTTATTAGCCCATATATCATTAGAAAAATTGGAGTAGCTCATGCTTCTTCTTTTTTATTAAATGGAAAAAAATTAACAGGAAAAGAATGTCTCATTTCTGGTTTAGTGAATAAAATAGCAGATCATGAGAATTTAAAAACAGAATTAAATACATTAATAAATAGTTTTTTGTTAGCTGGACCAAATGCAGCAAGAAGAACAAAAGAACTTATTATAAATGCTTCTCCATTTCCAAATAAATCTCAATTTGATTTTACTGTAAAACAAATAGCAGAAGCACGTTCAAGTAACGAAGGAAAAGCCGGGATTCTTGCTTTTTTTGAAAAAAATTCCCCTTACTGGTGCAATGGAATAACAAAATGA
- a CDS encoding acyl-CoA dehydrogenase family protein → MTSYHSNAQEIREVIQTVRAFAAKELAPYADELDREERLAPGIFRRLGELGILGLTCPEEFGGAKLGAVSVVAVMEELSYACPGTCLSYLAHSLLFVHNLAQNASPEQLVRYLPSCISGEMVGGMAMTEPGAGSDAIGLQTKAVRKDDHYILNGSKMFITNGPVGDVFLVYARTGEDRMSLSTFIVERGFPGFSVGKKLSKMGMRASPTGELVFKDCIVPIENRVGEEGTSVKHMMKNLDIERVGLGAMSLGIARACLDHSLKYAQERQQFSENIINFQAISEKIANMYIGYRAARSFIYEAAQVIEEGRRANQEAAAAKVFASEMATKVALDAIQVLGGYGYIREFPVERLMRDAKLIEIGGGTSEILRNIIVKEFVRKSSK, encoded by the coding sequence ATGACAAGCTATCATAGTAACGCTCAAGAGATTCGAGAAGTCATTCAAACAGTAAGAGCTTTTGCTGCAAAAGAACTTGCTCCTTACGCAGATGAATTAGATCGGGAAGAAAGGCTCGCTCCTGGCATATTTCGACGACTTGGTGAACTTGGTATTTTGGGATTAACCTGTCCAGAAGAATTTGGTGGTGCTAAATTAGGTGCTGTATCTGTTGTAGCTGTTATGGAAGAATTAAGTTACGCCTGTCCAGGTACTTGTTTAAGTTATCTTGCTCATTCCTTATTATTTGTTCATAACCTCGCACAAAATGCCTCACCAGAACAACTGGTTCGTTATTTGCCAAGTTGTATTTCAGGTGAAATGGTCGGCGGAATGGCAATGACGGAGCCTGGAGCAGGTTCCGATGCTATTGGTTTACAAACAAAAGCAGTTAGAAAAGACGATCATTATATTTTAAATGGCTCCAAAATGTTTATTACAAACGGTCCCGTAGGTGATGTGTTTTTAGTTTACGCACGAACAGGAGAAGATCGTATGTCGCTTTCTACATTTATTGTGGAAAGAGGATTTCCTGGTTTTTCAGTAGGAAAAAAACTTTCCAAAATGGGTATGAGAGCGAGTCCTACAGGAGAGCTTGTTTTTAAAGATTGTATTGTGCCTATTGAAAATCGTGTTGGGGAAGAAGGCACTTCAGTTAAACATATGATGAAAAACTTGGATATTGAAAGAGTTGGACTGGGCGCCATGTCCTTAGGTATTGCTCGTGCTTGTTTGGACCATTCCTTAAAATATGCTCAAGAGCGTCAACAATTTTCTGAAAATATTATCAACTTTCAAGCTATTAGTGAGAAAATAGCAAATATGTATATTGGCTATCGAGCAGCACGTTCGTTTATTTATGAAGCAGCTCAAGTAATAGAAGAAGGTAGAAGAGCAAATCAAGAAGCAGCTGCAGCAAAAGTCTTTGCATCTGAGATGGCGACAAAAGTTGCCTTAGATGCTATTCAGGTTCTTGGAGGTTATGGATATATCCGAGAGTTTCCCGTGGAACGTCTCATGCGAGATGCCAAACTCATTGAAATTGGGGGCGGAACAAGTGAGATTTTGAGAAACATCATAGTTAAAGAATTTGTCCGTAAAAGTAGCAAATAG
- a CDS encoding metallophosphoesterase has product MQDSSNNLIIKSLAPSTDRLPLFIVGDVHGCARELVELIETAKKHIPKFQLMLVGDLFTKGPDPVGVYEVIQEHSALCIKGNHDWALWSTIQQAQKRSFHSLAEHTKQTLHLIRYHKRAIFDLLCSLPHAYVTTVVTQLKRSEWETEYPLIIVHAGLDATKGLLGTTERMLLTARYVKWDLKGNEKKLLVVPAGYRSEILNQSVNSTSNTQKSATSSEKERFRWHELHNGPALIVFGHDAKQGLFRKTLPSGRPICVGIDTGCTYGNSLTGYFPEIDLAIQVRSQRKYFDIKKNIILLKPHQSRLAVV; this is encoded by the coding sequence TTGCAGGATAGTTCAAATAACTTAATTATAAAAAGTCTGGCTCCATCAACAGATAGGCTACCACTTTTTATTGTAGGTGATGTGCACGGTTGTGCGCGTGAGCTTGTTGAACTTATTGAAACCGCAAAAAAACATATTCCAAAGTTTCAATTAATGTTAGTTGGTGATTTGTTTACAAAAGGTCCTGATCCTGTTGGAGTTTATGAAGTTATTCAGGAGCACTCAGCCTTATGTATAAAAGGAAATCACGATTGGGCATTGTGGTCCACAATTCAGCAAGCACAAAAACGTAGTTTTCATTCATTAGCAGAACATACAAAACAAACTCTTCATTTAATACGCTACCATAAAAGAGCTATTTTTGATCTTCTTTGTTCATTACCTCACGCTTACGTAACTACTGTTGTTACCCAGTTAAAAAGAAGCGAATGGGAAACAGAATACCCACTTATTATAGTTCATGCGGGCCTAGATGCCACAAAAGGCTTATTAGGTACAACAGAAAGAATGTTATTAACAGCGCGTTACGTAAAATGGGACCTAAAAGGAAATGAAAAAAAACTTTTAGTTGTTCCTGCTGGATATCGTTCTGAAATTTTAAATCAATCTGTAAATTCTACTTCAAATACACAAAAATCAGCTACAAGTTCTGAAAAGGAGCGTTTTCGTTGGCATGAATTGCATAATGGACCCGCTCTCATAGTTTTTGGCCATGATGCAAAACAAGGATTATTTCGCAAAACGTTACCTTCTGGTAGACCCATTTGCGTTGGTATCGATACTGGGTGTACTTATGGAAACAGTTTAACAGGATATTTTCCTGAGATTGATTTAGCAATTCAAGTAAGATCTCAAAGAAAATATTTTGATATCAAAAAAAATATTATTCTTCTCAAACCTCATCAATCAAGGCTTGCTGTGGTTTGA